One part of the Quercus lobata isolate SW786 chromosome 7, ValleyOak3.0 Primary Assembly, whole genome shotgun sequence genome encodes these proteins:
- the LOC115954245 gene encoding uncharacterized protein LOC115954245, giving the protein MLCHMPCISITKVCFSYFNLFDNMAQKTFLSFLVLLLCFTFVVSTVAGSLKKNEEDPSAIAVQDLQAQDLRDGDELFDVEGRILEFETTDYKGPGANPGHDPKTPGKP; this is encoded by the exons ATGTTATGCCATATGCCCTGTATTTCCATCACCAAAGTTTGCTTCTCCTATTTCAACTTGTTTGATAACATGGCGCAGAAAACTTTTCTCAGCTTTTTGGTGCTCCTCTTATGTTTCACTTTCGTTGTCTCAACTGTAGCTG GAAGCCTAAAGAAAAACGAGGAAGATCCATCAGCAATAGCAGTTCAAGATCTACAGGCTCAG GATCTGAGGGATGGAGATGAACTTTTTGATGTTGAGGGCAGAATATTGGAGTTTGAAACCACAGACTACAAGGGTCCAGGAGCGAATCCAGGCCATGACCCAAAAACTCCTGGAAAGCCCTAA